One Cervus canadensis isolate Bull #8, Minnesota chromosome 12, ASM1932006v1, whole genome shotgun sequence DNA window includes the following coding sequences:
- the RPL7 gene encoding 60S ribosomal protein L7, protein MEGAEEKKKKVPAVPETLKKKRKNFAELKIKRLRKKFAQKMLRKARRKLIYEKAKHYHKEYRQMYRTEIRMARMARKAGNFYVPAEPKLAFVIRIRGINGVSPKVRKVLQLLRLRQIFNGTFVKLNKASINMLRIVEPYIAWGYPNLKSVNELIYKRGYGKINKKRIALTDNALIARSLGKYGIICMEDLIHEIYTVGKRFKEANNFLWPFKLSSPRGGMKKKTTHFVEGGDAGNREDQINRLIRRMN, encoded by the exons ATGGAGGGTGCAGA agagaagaaaaagaaggttcCTGCTGTGCCAGAAACCCTTAAGAAAAAGCGAAAGAATTTCGCAGAGCTTAAGATCAAGCGCCTGAGAAAGAAGTTTGCCCAAAAGATG CTTCGAAAGGCAAGGAGGAAGCTTATTTATGAAAAGGCTAAGCATTACCACAAGGAATACAGGCAGATGTACAGAACCGAAATTCGAATGGCTAGGATGGCACGGAAAGCTGGCAACTTCTATGTACCCGCGGAACCCAAATTGGCATTTGTCATCAGGATCAGAGG TATCAACGGTGTGAGCCCAAAGGTTCGAAAGGTGCTGCAGCTCCTTCGCCTCCGGCAGATCTTCAATGGCACCTTTGTGAAGCTCAACAAGGCATCAATTAACATGCTGAGAATTGTGGAGCCATACATTGCATGGGG GTACCCAAATCTGAAGTCTGTAAATGAATTGATCTACAAGCGTGGTTATGGCAAAATCAACAAAAAGCGAATTGCCCTGACAGACAACGCATTGATTGCTCGATCTCTTG GGAAATACGGAATCATCTGCATGGAGGATCTGATTCATGAGATCTATACTGTTGGAAAACGTTTCAAAGAAGCAAACAACTTCCTGTGGCCCTTTAAATTGTCTTCTCCACGAGgtggaatgaagaaaaagaccaCCCATTTTGTAGAGGGTGGAGATGCTGGCAACAGGGAAGACCAGATCAACAGGCTTATTAGAAGGATGAACTAA